TATTAACGGGAAAAATCCGCACAAGCTAAAGAGGAAAGAGCTTGCTCTGTTTCGTAGGAAGGAGCTTGGCTTTGTTTTCCAAGATTTCAACCTACTTAACACACTGACGGTGGAAGAAAACATCGTGCTCCCGCTAACCCTAGAGGGCGTAAAGGTCAAGGTAATGGAGGAAAAAGTAGCTGCAATTGCCGGAAAGCTTGGAATTACGAGCATACTTAAGAAGCGAACCTTCGAAATCTCCGGGGGCCAGGCGCAGCGTACAGCCATCGCGAGGGCGATGATCCATTCACCGAAGTTTCTGTTTGCGGATGAGCCTACAGGAAACCTGGATTCTAAGTCTGCCAGAGACGTTATGGAAACCTTAAGTGCCATCAACAGTGGTGACGGTACGGCTATGATGCTCGTAACGCATGACGCGGTAGCAGCGAGCTATTGTCACCGTGTAATCTTCATTAAGGATGGCCAATTATATAATGAAATTCATCGTGGGGACAGTCGGCAAGCCTTTTTCCAGAAAATCATAGACGTGCTTTCGTTGTTGGGAGGGAATGCGCATGACCTTTCGTCAATTCGCGTTTAACAACGTATTGCGCAATAAACGTACGTATGCCGCCTATTTTCTTAGTAGCGCATTTTCGGTTATGGTTTTCTTCGTCTATGCTGTGTTTGCGTTCCACCCTGATATTGCAAATGGATCGCTCAACATCAACATCTCAACCGGATTACATTTTGCAGAAGGTTTGATTTACGTTTTTTCCTTTTTCTTTGTTCTGTTTTCTATGAGCGCGTTTCTTAAAACTCGAAAGAAAGAATTCGGC
This portion of the Cohnella abietis genome encodes:
- a CDS encoding ABC transporter ATP-binding protein encodes the protein MEILSVNQLNKVYGGKVPSRALTDISLSIEQGEFVGIMGPSGSGKTTLLNLVAAIDTPTTGEILINGKNPHKLKRKELALFRRKELGFVFQDFNLLNTLTVEENIVLPLTLEGVKVKVMEEKVAAIAGKLGITSILKKRTFEISGGQAQRTAIARAMIHSPKFLFADEPTGNLDSKSARDVMETLSAINSGDGTAMMLVTHDAVAASYCHRVIFIKDGQLYNEIHRGDSRQAFFQKIIDVLSLLGGNAHDLSSIRV